The following is a genomic window from Sedimenticola thiotaurini.
GTATGGATCTGTTGCAGTGGTAGATACACCCCATTCGGTTGAAACGGCCGCCTTGAATCCCTGCTTTCGTACCATGTCGGTATGCTTTGGCAAATAGTCCTGCACCGGTTTGCCATTGGGATAGGCAAATACTGTTACGGGTCCACCGGTAATAGCTTCCAGCTGTTTCTTCCCCTCCGCTATTTCATGATTGGCTTGCTCATCCGGAATGGTCGAAAGAATCGGATGAGTAACTGTGTGGCCACCAATCTCCATACCACTCTGGTGTAGTTCCCGCACCTGATCGCTACGCATCATGAGATCTCCGCTATCGATCCCATCCGGTACTCTCGATGCCACCCAGTCGACCAGAGATTGCCGCTTCTCCTGTGGGAGATGTTTGATTTCGCGAATAATTGCCGAGTAGGCATTATGCCGGTCCTGCCAGCTATCAAGCTGATACTGGCCGAGTTGCTGATCCGACAGATCAAGATATCCAGCCGGAAAGTTCCTAACCGACTCAATGACCGTGTCATTCCACATACGACCACCATCAAGAAACCCGGTCGCAATGAAAAATGTCGCTCTGAGGGAAAACTGCTTGAGTATAGGCAACGCAACTTCCACATTGTCTGCATAGCCATCATCGAATGTGATACAGAGGGATCTATCGGGTAATTTCCCCTCTGCCAGGAGATCTGCTGCCTCCCCTACTGTCAGCACATTAAAATTATTGGCAACCAGTTCCATCTGCCAGGTAAATCGTTCAGCATCGATCTCACCGGGATTAATCGGATCGATAACTGGGTGGACTCGATGGTAGTTAAGAATCGAAAGTTTCGCTTTTGGCCCGGCTGCCGTCACCAACTGCAGGAACGGCCATCGTCTTGTTGTGGAAAAAATCATCGCCTGGATCTACCTGGTCATGGACGGTGCTGTACGCGATGCATGC
Proteins encoded in this region:
- a CDS encoding polysaccharide deacetylase family protein, which codes for MIFSTTRRWPFLQLVTAAGPKAKLSILNYHRVHPVIDPINPGEIDAERFTWQMELVANNFNVLTVGEAADLLAEGKLPDRSLCITFDDGYADNVEVALPILKQFSLRATFFIATGFLDGGRMWNDTVIESVRNFPAGYLDLSDQQLGQYQLDSWQDRHNAYSAIIREIKHLPQEKRQSLVDWVASRVPDGIDSGDLMMRSDQVRELHQSGMEIGGHTVTHPILSTIPDEQANHEIAEGKKQLEAITGGPVTVFAYPNGKPVQDYLPKHTDMVRKQGFKAAVSTEWGVSTTATDPYQLHRFTPWDNTPAKFMLRLIKNYV